The following DNA comes from uncultured Acidilobus sp. JCHS.
GATAACGTTCCTTGACGATGACGACATGTATACTGACAACAGGCTCGAAGAGGTCTATAACGTCTTTAATGGTTACAGGGACCTGGTCTACTTTCACAACTCCCAGGAGTTCATAGACGAGGATGGCAGAAGGTTGGAGAACCCCTTGCGACCTTCCAAGAACTTAGTCAGAGGTGATAATATAGCATTCAACCCTAAGGCCCTGCAGGGCGTCTCCAAGAGATATGGGATGAGCATCGCTGACCTGATACTCAAGTACGTCAGGGCCAGGGCCGACTTCAACAACAGCTCAGTTGCTGTTAGAAGGCACATAGTCGAGTCCCACGCTCAGCTACTTAAGAGGCTTCCAGCAAGCATAGACAGCTTTACCTTTGCGGCCTCGCTGAGGTCTGGCGGCCTTTTCTACTTCACAGATAAGAGGTTAACCCTTTACAGGGTGCACAGCGCCAGCACGTCTATCTATGTTTTAGGCGATGGTCCTGAGGCTTACATAAGGCAGGCCAAGTACCTCCTTCAGTTTAACGAAGCATATAACATCATAGGATCTGAGCTGCTTGAGGGAGGGCTCAACGTTTACGCATGCTCAAGGCTCCTTCATATGTCAGAGCTCTGGCTAATTCCGCTGGCTGAACTTAAGGAGCTGCCCTCGGAACTCAGGCCTAAACCCTTGGACGTGGCGAGGGCCCTGAGGTGCGTCGCTGAAGGGCTCTCAAGGCGCTTAACGCTGCCTTTGGTCTTTGCGTCACTGGTTCTTGGGCACGCCAAACCGCTTAAGGGACGCATCTACAGGCTCTTATGTAGTCTCATTTAAGGCTCCTTCTTTTATCAGTTTGACAACCTCATTAACCCTCTCCTTGAACCTCTCGTAGCTGAACCCCTTCGCCACCTCCCTTGCCTTAACCGAGAGCGCCTTTAGCCTCTCAGGGTCGTTAAGTAACGACCTAATTATGTGGGCAGCCTCCTCAATGTTGGTGTACCCAAGCCCCTCATCTATCCTTGAGGCTATGTCGGTCCACCCTCCCCCGTCCCTGTAGACCACTGGCACAAGGCCTGCCGCTGCCGCCTCAGCAATTGCTATGCCGAAGTGCTCGGCGAAGGGAGGGTGAAGGTATACCGAGGCCTGGGACATGAGCTCAATTATCCTCTTCCTTGGCACGTCAGTCTCAAGGTGGAAGTTGTTTANNNNNNNNNNNNNNNNNNNNGTCCTTCATGCCGCTCGTCAGCACTTCCCAGGCCCTCTCGTTTACGTGGGCCGTGTAGAGGTCGACCTCGTGGCCCAGCTCCTTCAGAGCCCTATACATGTCGAGGGCCAGCCTCTCGTTCCCGCCAGCGTCGTCAAAGAAGGCGTGGACCAGCGCTATCCTCAAGGCCTCTCCAGACCTTAAGCTGTTAAGGTACCTTAAAAGGTCATAGTCCTACTAGCACAACGCGTCTTTAAAGGTCCGTCAACCCCTAAGACAGCTGCCCTAGACCTACAATAATAACGGCTGCTCAGCCGATAACTCCTATAGGAAGATGTTGAAGACCCCCAAAGGATCACACTAAGGTCACTTACAGCGTCATTGGCGTCAGCAGGGTCAGAGAGGTAGTGATCTTAGTGAGGTTTTCAAGGCTCATATCTGGCTTTGGCCACTTTCAAGAAAAGTGGGATTATCATAGCCTCAGGAGCTAGCCAGGGCCTAGACTACATCATGATCAAGGAGGCAGCCACTATTATAGTTTAAGTAGTCACCTAAGGTTAGACTTAAGGCCTCAAGCATAGACAGCTTCGTCATCGCGGCATCGCCGAGCTCTGACGTCTTTTTCTACCTCACAGACGAGAAGTTAACCCTTTACAAGGTTCACGGAGCCAGCACTTCTACCCACTTTCCAGGCAGGGGTCCTAAGGTCTACACAAGGCTGATTAAGTACCTTCTTGCATTTTAGCAAAGCATATGACGTAATAGGGTCTGAGCTGTTTAGGGGAGGGCTTAACGTTTATGTGTGTTCAAAGCTCCTTCAAATGTCAGAGCTAAGGCTCATCCCGCTGGCCGAGCTTAAGGGGCTGTCCTCAGAGCTCAGGCTTAAACCCTCGGCATAGTGGGATCGCTGGTGTATCGCCAAGAGGCTCTCCAGGCGCTTAACGCCGCCATTCATCTTTGCGTCACTAGTTCTTGGGTACGTCAAACTTCTTAAGGAGCATAATCTATAAAACTTTTAGGCAGGCTTATTTAAGGCCCCTTCGCCGTCAGCAGCCTGATCACCTCATTAACCCTCTCCTTGAACCTCTCGTAGCTGAACCCCTTCGCCACCTCCCTGGCCTTAGCTGAGAGCGCCCTGAGCCTCCCAGGGTCGTTAAGCAGCGACCTAATGATATGAGCAGCCTCCTCAACGCTCGTGTACCCAAGCCCCTCATCTATCCTCGAGACTATGTCAGTCCACCCTCCCCCGTCCCTGTAGACCACTGGAAGAA
Coding sequences within:
- a CDS encoding Glycosyltransferases involved in cell wall biogenesis — its product is MMGQPYISVIVTAYNRRRYLPFALRSLEAQTLPRDRFEVIVVKNFDDKESDDIISRNGWKEVYNDDSYHGRMVLAGLEESRGEVITFLDDDDMYTDNRLEEVYNVFNGYRDLVYFHNSQEFIDEDGRRLENPLRPSKNLVRGDNIAFNPKALQGVSKRYGMSIADLILKYVRARADFNNSSVAVRRHIVESHAQLLKRLPASIDSFTFAASLRSGGLFYFTDKRLTLYRVHSASTSIYVLGDGPEAYIRQAKYLLQFNEAYNIIGSELLEGGLNVYACSRLLHMSELWLIPLAELKELPSELRPKPLDVARALRCVAEGLSRRLTLPLVFASLVLGHAKPLKGRIYRLLCSLI
- a CDS encoding Glycosyltransferase, whose translation is MPRKRIIELMSQASVYLHPPFAEHFGIAIAEAAAAGLVPVVYRDGGGWTDIASRIDEGLGYTNIEEAAHIIRSLLNDPERLKALSVKAREVAKGFSYERFKERVNEVVKLIKEGALNETT